GGTGTCGAGCACGGTGCCGTCGCCGGCGATCGTGGCCAGCCCGTAGCCCCAGGCGGAGCGGGCGGCGGACTCGTCAGGAAAGTCGGAAGGCATGCCCCTAGATTAGTAGCGTGCCTCTCGACCTCAGCGCCACCTCCATCGACCTCACCCGGCAGATCTGCGACATCGAGTCGGTGTCCGGAAACGAGAAGACGCTCGCGGACGCGATCGTCGAGACCCTCTCGCCGCTCCCGCACCTGGAGATCATCCGCGACGGCGACACCGTCGTCGCGCGCACGAACCTCGGTCGCGAGCGCCGCGCGCTGATCGCGGGCCACATCGACACCGTGCCGCTGAACGACAACCTCCCCACCCGGTTCGAGGTGGACGGCGGCGTCCGCTACCTCTGGGGCCGCGGCACGGTCGACATGAAGGCCGGCGTCGCCGTGCAGCTGAAGCTCGCCGCCGAGCTCACCGACCCCGCCATCGACGTGACCTGGATGTGGTACGACCACGAGGAGGTCAACGCCGAGCTGAACGGCCTCGGCCGCCTCGCCCGCAACCGGCCGGACCTCTTCGTCGGCGACTTCGCCATCCTGGGCGAGCCGAGCAACGGCGTCGTGGAGGGCGGCTGCAACGGCAACCTCCGCGTGGAGGTCCGGGCGTACGGGCTGCGCGCGCACTCGGCCCG
This genomic stretch from Leifsonia sp. EB41 harbors:
- the dapE gene encoding succinyl-diaminopimelate desuccinylase, whose product is MPLDLSATSIDLTRQICDIESVSGNEKTLADAIVETLSPLPHLEIIRDGDTVVARTNLGRERRALIAGHIDTVPLNDNLPTRFEVDGGVRYLWGRGTVDMKAGVAVQLKLAAELTDPAIDVTWMWYDHEEVNAELNGLGRLARNRPDLFVGDFAILGEPSNGVVEGGCNGNLRVEVRAYGLRAHSARGWVGENAIHKIAPVLDLLAGYTAREVEVDGLVYREGLNAVGVSGGVAGNIIPDEAMVHVNYRFAPSRSSEEAIAYMHELFDGYEITVVDRADGARPGLDAPLAQEFVAAVGGVAKPKYGWTDVARFSALGIPAVNYGPGDPLKAHADDERVDVEQIVAVEAGLRAWLSGPGAR